In Zingiber officinale cultivar Zhangliang chromosome 1A, Zo_v1.1, whole genome shotgun sequence, the DNA window aactcaggttttgatgaatgacaaatcaggttaagttaggtttgttgtccgacacttttatcaagtgtgcgggaaaagtccggctaggtcgacggTGCCGGATAGCTagcgaagtccaagcgggtcgaccggacgcttggcgagaagtccactaggtcgacgggctgaccggataggcgagcgggtcgacgggctggccggacgtctggcggtaagtgaggtaagtcactggaggagcgTGGACGCGTTccgggaagggacattaggcgtcgatccggcttagatccatttcggatatctaagtcgagatcgtgactagattccggtctcggaaagacggaatctaagtcatactctttcttatccatctattgaactttaactgtgctaacaatctgttttacagatacatatttgcctcggactaaccctgTTTTGCGGAAAAGGAGTTCAAAAAGGTGGTCCGggaggatccgggcgcccggaggtccgggcgcccggaaggcaaatttcatccagccgagtcgtcgccacgtggagcatcatggttcgtgccgctacgtcacgttccagcgccggaagggatccggacagcatataaaagaagccccaggtaggagcttcaaataAATCAAGTCTGCACTGAAaacttactgcttgctctgctgctctacgctcctgcgacgccacgaggctattccgacaaagcgctttcttaaagtctaactcttcttctcttgtcggtattttatttctgtcaattcttgtacttatttgtaatcttcattcgaattgatagtgattgcccaacgaaagtactcacggagtacgggccttcgagtaggagtcgtcacaggctccgaacgaagtaaaaaacacctgtgtctattttagttttccgctgcgtttatactcatctttatcgaatcgatattcaccccccccccctctatcgaatccaacggtcttacacattcatcgtatgaagctaaaggatgggtcactcgttacaggacacgagctcatttgtggtacgaagtaataggtgcaccaccaccaaatgcatcgggagcagaatttggaggcaatattgattaagatttctatttttatatgtttttatgttttttttgtattattacatgtactcttcatttggaaaaaatatgtttgttcctaagttatgaatgtgttcattattaattgattgtatttttagttttaaatataaagtaaaaataaataaaagattataaacatataaaaaaattattgaaaaaaataaaattgataaaaaaattgataaagaaattgattaaaaaaattaataaaatttaaaatttaaaaaaatcaattgaaaaaatataagtattatgaaaaaaataattaattaaattaattaaaaaataaaaactaaataaaatttatataaaattggaaaataaagtattgataaaaaataataaattaaattaattaaaaaataaaaactaaataaaatttatataaaattgaaaaataaagtattgataaaaaataataaattaaattaattaaaaaaataaaattaaataaaatttaaaatataattgtatgagagttatttttaaataaaattaattaaaaaattaaaatgaaatgagaattaaatgaaataaaaaaaacaaaaaaaataaagagaaggtTACATACGTCTTTTGGCAGGGAGAGAGAGGGGAGGTGGAGGGGGTGTGCGTTGACCGGGGGTAGCAGCTCTCACCTACAAAACACATGCAGAAAATGAATTGAATCCGTCTTCTTCTTGAGAAAACAGTTTTTGCAGGAACGGCACAGAATAATTTTTGCTACACGAGaagaaaacaattttttttaaaaaataaagtgaaagaaagaaaaatcttaatagggaaatctagaaaaatattttctagatgaaggaaaataaaaagctTTAAATTTTGATCAATTAATTCAGTGGCATGCTTAATTGACTAGATGAATAGTCAATATGACAACGAAGGTTTGAATTGGCCTTTAGTTGTTTGATTAGTCAACATGTAGCTCCTTCTTTGCCTTatcttcactttttttttttctaaagaaTTTCAATATGATAATATCTTCTCAGTTCTTTGCGTTATTTTCAATCCTCTTACTTGGATTGCAAGCTAAAATGACATCTTGGATTTGGAGGACTACAAAACCATCCTTAGCAAGTATACGACGAAGAGCTTCTTCAGTCAGTGGCTGTGCCGGAGACTAATATGTCggtatcttcttctcttctttttttggGAGTTTTTTTGGAGTTTAGAATCTACCAATTCTCGTCATATATTCACAATAAACATGGCTTGGATATTGTAGAGCTACTTAAAGAGCTAGCAACATGGAGGCTAGGCGAGGAGAGGTTAAACAGACAGTTCAAATGGTTGGAGGGGATGGAGAATATAGCTATGCCGCTAATTCTTTGGGTCAAGTTAGTTTTGATGTTTTAACTTTATCTCAATCTTAATTATTTTGGTCTGATTTCTAAATAAATTGATATATGTGTTCATGTTTGTGATTTAGAAAAAGTTAATTATTATGACAAAATCCATGTTGGAGAATGCCATAGAGCAAATGTTCAAGACACTGCTCCTTAAGAGAATTACTATTGTCGATCTCGGTTGTGCTTCAGGCCCCAACACCTTGTTAGTGCTCTCTCAAGTTCTTGACATTATCAGTAAGTTACATGAACAATCAAAGGAGGAGACACTTCCAGAAATCCAATTCATCTTGAACGACCTACCATCGAATGACTTCAACAGTGTGTTTCAATCCTTGGAAGAGTTCAAAAAGAAGATTAAGGAAGAAAGAGAAAACCTACTTATACCATATTATGTTGCAGCTGTTCCAGGGTCATTCCATGAGAGACTTTTTCCTTCTTCGACGGTTCATTTCTTTCACTCTTCCACTAGTCTCCATTGGCTATCTCAGGTCAGCTAATTAGcttcttttttttattaaaatagattgatatttttattttttattattgataaaaaaaataaaattataggttCCTAAAGAACTTGAGATCAGGACACAAGGTATTTCACAAAGCAAAGGAAATATTTCCATCACAAGGACTAGCCCCCCTTGGATAGTaaaagcatatcaagaacaatTTCAAAGAGATTTCTCTATATTTCTTAAGTCTCGTTTTGAAGAATTAAGTGTTGGAGGAGGAGCATGGTTAACATTTCCCGGAAGAGATCATGTAGATGGTGACTCATTAAGCCACCTTTCTGAACTATTAGCAGATTCCCTTAATGCGATGGCTGAAGAGGTACCCTTAGCCCTTAGCTATTTGAATTTGCAATTACTAGTTTCGATACAAATAAATATGGAACTGAAATggttaaattttcaaaactaggGGATCATTTCCAAAGCTAAATTGGATGCTTTATATTTTCCGTTGTACGTGCCATTGTTGGAGGAAGTGAAGTCAATAATTCTCGGTGAAAGTTCATTCCATATAGAACAAGCACACTTGCTAAGCAATAACATAGAACTTTACATTGTACAAGATGGGAAGAAGATCGCAAACAGTTTTCGTGCCGGGATTGAATCCTTCGTTGCCCATCACTTCGGGGATGCCA includes these proteins:
- the LOC122013731 gene encoding anthranilate O-methyltransferase 1-like isoform X1; this encodes MEARRGEVKQTVQMVGGDGEYSYAANSLGQKKLIIMTKSMLENAIEQMFKTLLLKRITIVDLGCASGPNTLLVLSQVLDIISKLHEQSKEETLPEIQFILNDLPSNDFNSVFQSLEEFKKKIKEERENLLIPYYVAAVPGSFHERLFPSSTVHFFHSSTSLHWLSQVPKELEIRTQGISQSKGNISITRTSPPWIVKAYQEQFQRDFSIFLKSRFEELSVGGGAWLTFPGRDHVDGDSLSHLSELLADSLNAMAEEGIISKAKLDALYFPLYVPLLEEVKSIILGESSFHIEQAHLLSNNIELYIVQDGKKIANSFRAGIESFVAHHFGDAILDELFERFAEKISRSILEEKLTKCNTLNIVIVLKKNTPQ
- the LOC122013731 gene encoding anthranilate O-methyltransferase 1-like isoform X2; its protein translation is MENIAMPLILWVKLKKLIIMTKSMLENAIEQMFKTLLLKRITIVDLGCASGPNTLLVLSQVLDIISKLHEQSKEETLPEIQFILNDLPSNDFNSVFQSLEEFKKKIKEERENLLIPYYVAAVPGSFHERLFPSSTVHFFHSSTSLHWLSQVPKELEIRTQGISQSKGNISITRTSPPWIVKAYQEQFQRDFSIFLKSRFEELSVGGGAWLTFPGRDHVDGDSLSHLSELLADSLNAMAEEGIISKAKLDALYFPLYVPLLEEVKSIILGESSFHIEQAHLLSNNIELYIVQDGKKIANSFRAGIESFVAHHFGDAILDELFERFAEKISRSILEEKLTKCNTLNIVIVLKKNTPQ